Proteins encoded within one genomic window of Cucumis sativus cultivar 9930 chromosome 3, Cucumber_9930_V3, whole genome shotgun sequence:
- the LOC101202972 gene encoding protein IQ-DOMAIN 14 encodes MGKAGKWLKNFLSGKKFDKEHSQISNQISSVSSENTTTPVSTPKEKKRWSFRRPSPTKDVNPPELNVSVPATPPATTTFDMEKEQEKHAMAVAAATAAAVAAAQAAAAVIRLTAASNGKVNAIEEAAAIKIQSVFRSYLARKALCALKGLVKLQAMVRGHLVRQRATETLRCMQALVTAQARARTQRIKMAEDSKPPAHQWHSSHRKSFQESRIRQPHQEMDREMEENIKIVEMDLGGSLKNRNSYSQYAYSNQENYRLSPAPSAMTDMSPRTYSGHFEDYTYATAQSSPQCFSAMAKSDQNRLPFEFPRSEYAESLSYDYPLFPNYMANTESSKAKARSQSAPKARPESFERQPSRRRASVEGRNIPRAVRMQRSSSHLGSAAQNYGYPPWPMKLDRSTVSLKDSECGSTCSVLTNSNYCRSIASHEVYGNRY; translated from the exons ATGGGGAAGGCCGGAAAATGGCTCAAGAATTTCCTCTCCGGCAAGAAATTCGACAAAGAACATTCCCAAATCTCAAATCAGATATCTTCGGTTTCTTCTGAAAATACAACCACTCCGGTTTCCACTCCCAAAGAGAAGAAACGATGGAGTTTCCGGCGACCATCTCCGACCAAGGATGTGAATCCGCCAGAGTTGAATGTTTCTGTCCCTGCAACACCACCTGCCACCACTACGTTTGACATGGAAAAGGAACAGGAAAAACACGCAATGGCAGTGGCAGCTGCGACGGCGGCGGCAGTGGCAGCTGCACAAGCTGCCGCTGCTGTGATTCGTTTGACTGCAGCGTCGAATGGGAAAGTTAATGCGATTGAAGAAGCTGCTGCGATTAAAATCCAATCCGTTTTCAGATCTTATctg GCGAGGAAGGCTCTGTGTGCTTTGAAAGGATTGGTGAAATTACAAGCAATGGTGAGAGGCCATTTGGTGAGACAAAGAGCCACCGAAACTCTGCGATGCATGCAAGCGTTAGTGACGGCGCAGGCCAGAGCTCGAACACAGAGGATAAAAATGGCGGAAGATTCAAAGCCCCCTGCCCATCAATGGCACTCATCCCACAGAAAATCCTTCCAAGAAAGTCGAATAAGACAACCCCATCAA GAGATGGACagagaaatggaagagaaCATAAAGATCGTAGAGATGGATTTAGGCGGAAGCCTTAAGAATCGAAATAGCTACAGCCAATACGCCTATTCGAATCAAGAGAACTATCGTCTCTCGCCGGCGCCGTCTGCGATGACTGACATGAGCCCGAGAACATACAGCGGCCATTTTGAAGATTATACTTATGCAACAGCTCAAAGTAGCCCACAATGCTTCTCCGCCATGGCAAAATCAGACCAGAATCGACTCCCATTCGAATTTCCCAGATCGGAATATGCAGAATCTTTGTCTTACGACTACCCATTGTTCCCAAATTACATGGCGAACACGGAATCGTCGAAGGCGAAAGCACGGTCGCAGAGTGCACCAAAGGCTCGGCCGGAGTCGTTTGAGAGGCAGCCGAGCCGCAGACGGGCATCGGTGGAGGGGAGGAACATTCCGAGGGCAGTGAGAATGCAGCGATCGTCGTCACATTTGGGCTCTGCAGCTCAAAACTACGGTTATCCTCCGTGGCCGATGAAGCTTGATCGGTCGACGGTGTCGCTTAAGGACAGTGAATGTGGCTCGACATGCTCGGTGCTTACAAATTCGAATTATTGTCGATCCATCGCATCACATGAA GTTTATGGAAACAGGTACTAA